Proteins encoded in a region of the Nonomuraea helvata genome:
- a CDS encoding GntR family transcriptional regulator yields the protein MLLSDQAGQATATKIARPATLRESVIEAIQELIVSGQLKPGQHLVESELAELLGVSRQPVREALQQLSGEGWVDLFPGQGAFVHVPTLEEADQLLAVRTLLETESARLAAKHAGEDGVQRLRALCARGIAAVESDDVEAAVATDSELHALVTALSGNKVLSELASQVARRVRWYHTPVARQRGMASWEEHTSLIDAIEAGDERRAAKIMREHTEHTRASYLAQREKEPVEPAPKPVRRRRPRQLG from the coding sequence ATGTTGCTCTCGGATCAGGCCGGTCAGGCGACGGCCACGAAAATCGCCCGCCCTGCCACGCTCAGGGAGAGCGTCATCGAGGCTATCCAAGAGCTCATCGTCTCCGGGCAGCTCAAGCCGGGACAGCACCTGGTCGAGAGCGAGCTGGCCGAGCTGCTGGGAGTCTCCAGGCAGCCGGTCCGCGAGGCGCTGCAGCAGCTCAGCGGCGAGGGATGGGTGGACCTGTTCCCGGGTCAGGGCGCGTTCGTGCACGTCCCGACGCTGGAGGAGGCCGACCAGCTGCTGGCCGTGCGCACCCTGCTGGAGACCGAGTCCGCCAGGCTCGCCGCCAAGCACGCGGGCGAGGACGGCGTGCAGCGGCTGCGGGCGCTGTGCGCCCGGGGCATCGCGGCGGTGGAGTCCGACGACGTCGAGGCGGCCGTGGCGACCGACTCCGAGCTGCACGCCCTGGTGACCGCCCTGTCGGGCAACAAGGTCCTCTCCGAGCTGGCCAGCCAGGTGGCCAGGCGGGTGCGGTGGTACCACACGCCGGTGGCCCGCCAGCGCGGCATGGCCTCGTGGGAGGAGCACACCTCGCTGATCGACGCCATCGAGGCGGGCGACGAGCGCCGCGCGGCGAAGATCATGCGTGAGCACACCGAGCACACCCGCGCCTCCTACCTGGCACAGCGCGAGAAGGAGCCGGTCGAGCCGGCGCCCAAGCCGGTGCGCCGGCGCCGCCCGCGGCAGCTCGGTTGA
- a CDS encoding metal ABC transporter substrate-binding protein, with product MLAGATLLTTAACGSGSAETVSGDRPEVVAAFYPLQWLTEQVGGSDAHVTGLTAPGVEPHDLELGIQQVSELQKAALTVYIKGVQPAVDDAVDADRSFDAATAVKTLPSHGGEEHAGEEHDHEVSYDPHLWLDPSRLATVATKLGERLAAADPPHAQAYQDRAARTASALGALDQEFAKGLSTCKTKTLVTAHEAFGYLADRYGLKQVGITLDPEQEPSPARLSEVAKLARSEGVTTVFTESLVSPKVGEVLANQVGAKTAVLDPLESKPSGDYLSAMRDNLKTLQTALGCTA from the coding sequence TTGCTGGCCGGAGCCACTCTCCTCACCACTGCCGCCTGCGGCTCGGGCTCCGCTGAAACCGTCTCGGGAGACCGGCCCGAGGTGGTGGCCGCGTTCTATCCGCTCCAGTGGCTGACCGAGCAAGTGGGGGGATCCGACGCGCACGTCACCGGCCTGACCGCGCCCGGCGTGGAGCCGCACGACCTGGAGCTGGGCATCCAGCAGGTGAGCGAGCTCCAGAAGGCCGCGCTCACCGTCTACATCAAGGGCGTCCAGCCGGCCGTGGACGACGCGGTGGACGCGGACCGCAGCTTCGACGCCGCGACGGCCGTCAAGACGCTCCCCTCTCACGGAGGCGAAGAGCACGCGGGCGAGGAGCACGATCACGAGGTCTCCTACGACCCGCACCTCTGGCTCGACCCCTCCCGCCTGGCCACCGTCGCCACCAAGCTCGGCGAGCGCCTGGCCGCCGCCGACCCGCCGCACGCGCAGGCGTACCAGGATCGCGCCGCCAGGACGGCGAGCGCGCTGGGAGCGCTCGACCAGGAGTTCGCCAAGGGCCTGAGCACGTGCAAGACCAAGACGCTGGTCACCGCGCACGAGGCGTTCGGCTATCTGGCCGACCGTTACGGGCTCAAGCAGGTCGGCATCACGCTCGACCCGGAGCAGGAGCCGTCGCCCGCGCGCCTCTCCGAGGTGGCCAAGCTGGCCAGGTCCGAAGGCGTGACCACGGTCTTCACCGAGTCTCTGGTCAGCCCCAAGGTGGGTGAGGTGCTGGCGAACCAGGTCGGCGCGAAGACGGCGGTGCTCGACCCGCTGGAGAGCAAGCCCTCCGGCGACTACCTGTCCGCCATGCGCGATAACCTCAAAACCCTTCAAACAGCACTGGGGTGTACGGCATGA
- a CDS encoding metal ABC transporter ATP-binding protein, translating to MSETAFAMTDGRVSFDGKPVLRGIDLTVCPGEVVALLGANGSGKSTLVRALLGLTPLSGGTTLVYGSPPGKFRDWWRIGYVPQRLHVGGGVPATVREVVASGRIARQSRLRRTSPADRAAVAHALEAVRLADRANDPVQSLSGGQQQRVLIARALAGEPDTYVMDEPTAGVDAGTQQLLADTLAGLVLDGKTVVLVAHELGPLEPIITRGVVIREGRVAHDGRPPRPEGDCARPGHEHQHPHAAAPAAGPLTGWQGDAS from the coding sequence ATGAGCGAAACGGCCTTCGCGATGACCGACGGCCGGGTCTCCTTCGATGGCAAGCCCGTCCTTCGCGGGATCGATCTGACCGTCTGCCCTGGAGAGGTCGTGGCCCTCCTGGGCGCCAACGGCTCCGGCAAGTCGACACTGGTCCGCGCGCTGCTCGGCCTCACGCCGCTGTCCGGCGGCACGACGCTGGTGTACGGCTCACCGCCCGGCAAGTTCCGCGACTGGTGGCGCATCGGCTACGTGCCGCAGCGGCTGCACGTCGGCGGCGGCGTGCCCGCCACCGTGCGGGAGGTCGTGGCCTCGGGCCGCATCGCCAGGCAGAGCCGGCTCCGCAGGACCAGCCCGGCCGACAGGGCCGCCGTGGCCCACGCGCTGGAGGCCGTCCGGCTGGCCGACCGCGCGAACGACCCCGTGCAGTCGCTGTCGGGCGGGCAGCAGCAGCGGGTGCTCATCGCCCGCGCGCTGGCCGGGGAGCCGGACACGTACGTGATGGACGAGCCGACGGCGGGCGTGGACGCCGGGACACAGCAGTTGCTGGCCGACACGCTCGCCGGGCTGGTGCTCGACGGCAAGACGGTGGTGCTGGTCGCGCATGAGCTGGGGCCGCTGGAGCCGATCATCACCCGCGGCGTGGTGATCCGCGAGGGCCGCGTCGCGCACGACGGCCGCCCGCCGCGCCCGGAGGGCGACTGCGCCAGGCCAGGCCACGAGCACCAGCACCCGCACGCCGCGGCCCCGGCCGCGGGACCGCTGACGGGCTGGCAGGGAGACGCATCATGA
- a CDS encoding metal ABC transporter permease: MMELLQEQLFQLALVAALLVGLCAPAVGTFIVQRRLALLGDGIGHVALTGVALGFLTGTAPVLTAVIVSVVGAVAIELVRARGRTSGDVALALLFYGGIAGGVMLMGIAPGGSNAKLNSYLFGAIASVTPQDIWVIGALAVAVIAVVVIFGRELFVLCQDEEMARASGLPVRFLSLLIAVTAALTVVIAMRVVGLLLVSALMVIPVATSQQLTRGFRTTMGLAMLFGVLASVGGLLASTYSAKVPPGAAIVLLALAGFVLALAIGRFVRRGRTQESTVSERAKLRTEEAA; this comes from the coding sequence ATCATGGAACTTCTCCAGGAGCAGCTCTTCCAGCTCGCCCTGGTCGCCGCGCTGCTGGTGGGCCTCTGCGCGCCCGCCGTGGGGACGTTCATCGTGCAGCGCCGGCTCGCACTGCTGGGCGACGGCATCGGACACGTGGCGCTGACCGGCGTGGCCCTGGGCTTCCTGACGGGCACGGCGCCCGTGCTCACGGCCGTGATCGTCTCGGTCGTCGGGGCGGTGGCCATCGAGCTGGTCAGGGCTCGCGGGCGGACGAGCGGCGACGTGGCGCTCGCGCTGCTCTTCTACGGCGGGATCGCGGGCGGCGTCATGCTCATGGGCATCGCGCCCGGCGGCAGCAACGCCAAGCTGAACTCGTACCTGTTCGGCGCCATCGCCAGCGTGACCCCTCAGGACATCTGGGTGATCGGCGCGCTGGCCGTCGCCGTGATCGCGGTGGTCGTGATCTTCGGCAGGGAGCTGTTCGTGCTCTGCCAGGACGAGGAGATGGCCAGGGCGAGCGGCCTGCCGGTGCGCTTCCTCAGCCTGCTGATCGCGGTCACGGCCGCGCTGACCGTGGTGATCGCCATGCGCGTGGTCGGGCTGCTGCTGGTCAGCGCGCTGATGGTGATCCCGGTGGCCACCAGTCAGCAGCTCACGCGGGGGTTCCGCACCACGATGGGGCTGGCCATGCTGTTCGGGGTGCTCGCCTCGGTGGGCGGCCTGCTGGCCTCCACCTACTCGGCCAAGGTGCCGCCCGGTGCGGCGATCGTGCTTCTTGCTCTCGCCGGCTTCGTCCTGGCGCTCGCGATCGGTAGATTCGTACGGCGAGGCCGTACCCAGGAGTCGACAGTGAGCGAGAGAGCCAAGTTGCGCACGGAGGAGGCCGCATGA
- a CDS encoding transcriptional repressor: MTTRRDAVHDTLRRSEGFRSAQDVYAEMRLHGAKIGLTTVYRALQALADGGQVDVLRTDEGESVYRACASDAHHHHLVCRRCGHTVEVAGPAVERWAEAVGSEHGFTGITHTVEVFGTCSSCSTVPAKVG; this comes from the coding sequence ATGACGACGAGACGCGATGCCGTGCACGACACCCTCCGCAGGAGCGAGGGCTTCCGCAGCGCGCAGGACGTCTATGCCGAGATGCGCCTGCACGGCGCCAAGATCGGCCTGACCACCGTCTACCGCGCCCTGCAGGCCCTGGCCGACGGCGGCCAGGTCGACGTGCTGCGCACGGACGAGGGCGAGTCGGTCTACCGCGCGTGCGCCAGCGACGCCCATCACCACCACCTGGTCTGCCGCCGCTGCGGCCACACGGTGGAGGTGGCCGGTCCCGCGGTCGAGCGGTGGGCGGAGGCCGTGGGGAGCGAGCACGGCTTCACCGGGATCACCCACACGGTGGAGGTCTTCGGCACCTGCTCCTCGTGCTCCACGGTCCCGGCCAAGGTGGGCTGA
- a CDS encoding DMT family transporter — protein sequence MPEWPAHGWLLLLALGPQVLGWSLITFSLPRQPAALTALLLLIQPMTTVALSAVALGERPSVLQLAGCLVVVLGVLYGSGRRAQAREARDEELSKVA from the coding sequence GTGCCCGAGTGGCCGGCGCACGGATGGCTGCTGCTGCTCGCGCTGGGGCCGCAGGTGCTGGGCTGGTCGCTGATCACGTTCTCGCTGCCGCGCCAGCCCGCCGCGCTCACCGCGCTGCTGCTGCTCATCCAGCCCATGACGACCGTGGCGCTGTCGGCGGTGGCGCTCGGCGAGCGACCGTCGGTCCTGCAGCTCGCCGGGTGCCTGGTGGTCGTCCTCGGCGTCCTGTACGGCTCCGGCCGCCGTGCTCAGGCCAGGGAAGCCCGCGACGAGGAGCTGTCGAAGGTGGCGTGA
- a CDS encoding CGNR zinc finger domain-containing protein, producing MHSLATVVELVNTSPSTGGEEGLAGLAELQAFVESRQISGVTKLTPRDLGHVRMVREAFHRVFTAPDQPTAVRTLNALLSETRITPRLTEHDGHPLHMHYFAADATLAEHVAADCGVALAHLLVEGEVERLRTCSAPDCDRVFVDESRNRSRVYCDSRTCGNRMHVAAYRARRRA from the coding sequence GTGCATTCTTTGGCCACCGTTGTCGAACTGGTCAACACTTCGCCCTCCACAGGCGGCGAAGAGGGGCTGGCCGGCCTGGCCGAGTTGCAGGCGTTCGTGGAGTCCCGCCAGATCAGCGGTGTGACCAAGCTGACGCCCCGCGACCTGGGCCACGTGCGGATGGTGCGGGAGGCGTTCCACCGGGTCTTCACGGCCCCCGACCAGCCCACGGCGGTCCGCACGCTGAACGCCCTGCTGTCGGAGACCCGCATCACGCCCCGCCTGACGGAACACGACGGCCACCCGCTCCACATGCACTACTTCGCCGCCGACGCGACGCTGGCCGAGCACGTGGCGGCCGACTGCGGAGTGGCCCTGGCCCATCTGCTGGTCGAAGGCGAGGTCGAACGGCTGCGCACCTGCTCGGCCCCCGACTGCGACCGCGTCTTCGTCGACGAGTCCCGCAACCGGTCCCGGGTCTACTGCGACAGCCGGACGTGCGGCAACCGCATGCACGTGGCCGCCTACCGTGCCCGGCGCCGCGCCTAG
- a CDS encoding hydroxyisourate hydrolase yields MNISAQVLDGVYGRPASGLRVRLEQLVDGVWDDIGKAETDGDGNVSKWAHSGLSRGLYRVVFDSDYYFSGLGIEAIYPEIVVVFRIRDETDICKILVMLSPSTYSTYFGTRS; encoded by the coding sequence ATGAATATCTCTGCGCAGGTGCTCGACGGAGTGTACGGCCGGCCGGCGTCGGGCCTGCGAGTGCGTTTGGAGCAGTTGGTCGACGGCGTGTGGGACGACATCGGCAAGGCCGAGACCGACGGCGACGGGAACGTCAGCAAGTGGGCCCACTCGGGGCTGTCCCGCGGGCTGTACCGGGTTGTCTTCGACAGCGACTACTACTTCTCCGGGCTCGGCATCGAGGCCATCTATCCGGAGATCGTGGTCGTGTTCCGGATCCGCGACGAGACCGACATCTGCAAGATCTTGGTCATGCTCTCTCCGAGCACGTACTCCACGTACTTCGGCACCAGGAGCTGA
- a CDS encoding AfsR/SARP family transcriptional regulator: MEIRILGPLEIMIEGKRLDLGSPRQQAVLAVLLLEAGRVVSVRRLMEAIYGDDPPATSRAQIQICISALRRLFASYGHPHIITTESQGYIFRCDDDQIDAQRFRRLTAEARRARDAGQLDDAVRGYREALALCTGPLEGIESRLVRSAVTRFTERQITINEECIELELELGRHRELVAEITELVERHPLRERLRGQLMTALYRSGRQAEALQVYQHTRETMIEELGLEPNEELRQLHQAILTSHESLNAPAPPPPPRESPSAAPQGTPRLLPSDIADFTGRRRQVETIGRLLTSDRCQLAVPVAVIYGKPGVGKTAIAVHTSHAIADRFPDGQLFADLHGAASPTVHPKQVLERFLRALGLPGTEIPDGLEERAEVYRTMLSNRRMLIVLDDAGSESQVLPLVPGYPDCAVMVTSRSRLVGLPGAMSVEIETFESQQSINLLKRIAGSDRIQDDPEPAAALAQLCGHLPLALRIAGARLAARPNWTIGHLVERLADEARRLDELRYGEMGIRASLALTYESMSEPARRLLRRLAILDFTHYSGWIAAALLDAPLTEAQDLLDDLSDAQLIEMSGPDDGHAHYHLHELTRVFARERVVAEESPVERKDELTRVLSALLALTQQAHSLEYGGDYVKVRSAAPSWPAPPEQMETIIGLPMQWFERERATLVAAIRQAARAGLVELCWDLAITSVTLFEARIYYDDWRQTHEVALEAARQAGDVRGQATMLYSLGSLHSAEQRFDDARRDFEAAAEMFRAEGYDQGEALAIRDLAFLDRMYGRLTAAENGYRHALKIFRANGDLAAAAFVLHSLARTRLELRDPAEARRLLDESLRLSRTAGSKRVEAQVLCWLGDAYIQAGDLSRAVDVLQSSLTMVRSMDDAIGEAYALHQLALARLRRGEFSEAATALDRCIDLAGSARSRLAEVKGFTGLGELASARGEPDKAIHHLDQALALCRKIHAPLYEVRVLTQLSVAHAATGDRTAAEQALAEALSLAAQMDPVVVEQVCADLGRRAT, encoded by the coding sequence GTGGAGATTCGGATCCTCGGCCCTTTGGAAATCATGATCGAGGGGAAGCGGCTGGACCTCGGCAGCCCGCGGCAGCAGGCCGTTCTCGCCGTCCTCCTGCTGGAGGCGGGGCGCGTGGTCTCGGTCCGCAGGCTCATGGAGGCGATCTACGGCGACGACCCGCCGGCCACGTCACGGGCGCAGATCCAGATCTGCATCTCCGCACTCCGGCGCTTGTTCGCCTCGTACGGACATCCCCACATCATCACCACCGAGTCGCAGGGCTACATCTTCCGTTGCGACGACGACCAGATCGACGCGCAGCGGTTCCGGCGGCTCACCGCCGAAGCGCGGCGCGCGCGTGACGCCGGGCAGCTCGACGACGCCGTACGCGGTTACCGCGAGGCCCTCGCCCTGTGCACCGGGCCGCTGGAGGGCATCGAGAGTCGGCTGGTCCGCTCGGCGGTGACCCGGTTCACCGAGCGGCAGATCACCATCAACGAGGAGTGCATCGAGCTCGAACTCGAGCTCGGCCGGCACCGCGAGCTGGTGGCCGAGATCACCGAGCTCGTCGAGAGGCACCCGCTCCGCGAACGCTTACGCGGTCAGCTCATGACCGCGCTGTACCGGTCCGGGCGCCAGGCGGAGGCGTTACAGGTCTACCAGCACACGCGGGAGACCATGATCGAGGAGCTGGGGCTGGAGCCCAACGAGGAGCTCCGCCAGTTGCATCAGGCGATCCTCACCTCGCACGAAAGCCTCAACGCCCCGGCCCCACCCCCACCCCCACGCGAATCCCCCTCCGCCGCGCCCCAGGGGACGCCGCGATTACTTCCCAGCGACATCGCCGACTTCACCGGCCGCCGCCGGCAGGTGGAGACGATAGGACGGCTGCTGACCTCGGACCGCTGCCAGCTCGCCGTGCCGGTGGCGGTCATCTACGGCAAGCCCGGCGTCGGAAAGACCGCCATCGCCGTGCACACCTCGCATGCCATCGCCGACAGGTTCCCCGACGGCCAGCTCTTCGCCGACCTGCACGGCGCCGCATCGCCCACGGTCCATCCCAAGCAGGTGCTCGAACGCTTCCTCCGCGCTCTCGGCCTGCCCGGCACGGAGATACCCGACGGCCTGGAGGAACGGGCCGAGGTCTACCGCACCATGCTCTCCAACCGGCGCATGCTGATCGTGCTCGACGACGCCGGCAGCGAGAGCCAGGTCCTCCCCCTCGTGCCCGGCTACCCGGACTGCGCCGTCATGGTCACCAGCCGCAGCCGCCTGGTCGGGCTGCCCGGCGCCATGTCCGTCGAGATCGAGACGTTCGAGTCGCAACAGTCGATCAACCTGCTCAAGCGCATCGCCGGCAGCGACCGCATCCAGGACGACCCGGAGCCCGCCGCCGCCCTGGCGCAGCTCTGCGGCCACCTCCCGCTGGCCCTGCGCATCGCCGGTGCCCGGCTCGCCGCCCGGCCCAACTGGACCATCGGCCACCTGGTGGAGCGGCTCGCCGACGAGGCGCGGCGGCTCGACGAGCTCAGGTACGGCGAGATGGGCATCCGGGCCAGCCTCGCCCTGACGTACGAGAGCATGAGCGAACCGGCCCGCCGCCTGCTCCGGCGGTTGGCCATCCTCGACTTCACCCACTACTCCGGCTGGATCGCGGCCGCGCTGCTCGACGCGCCGCTCACCGAGGCCCAGGACCTGCTCGACGACCTGTCCGACGCCCAGCTGATCGAGATGTCCGGCCCGGACGACGGGCACGCCCACTATCACCTGCACGAGCTGACCCGCGTGTTCGCGCGGGAGCGGGTGGTGGCCGAGGAGTCCCCCGTGGAACGCAAGGACGAGCTGACCCGGGTGCTCAGCGCCCTGCTCGCCCTCACCCAGCAGGCGCACAGCCTGGAGTACGGCGGCGACTACGTCAAGGTGCGCAGCGCCGCCCCGTCCTGGCCGGCCCCGCCCGAGCAGATGGAGACGATCATCGGGCTCCCGATGCAGTGGTTCGAGCGCGAGCGCGCGACGCTGGTGGCCGCGATCCGGCAGGCCGCCAGGGCCGGGCTCGTCGAGCTCTGCTGGGACCTGGCGATCACCTCGGTGACGCTGTTCGAGGCGCGCATCTACTACGACGACTGGCGGCAGACCCACGAGGTCGCGCTGGAGGCCGCCCGCCAGGCCGGGGACGTACGCGGCCAGGCGACGATGCTCTACTCGCTCGGCTCGCTGCACAGCGCCGAACAGCGCTTCGACGACGCCCGGCGCGACTTCGAGGCGGCGGCCGAGATGTTCAGGGCCGAGGGGTACGACCAGGGAGAGGCGCTGGCGATCCGCGACCTGGCGTTCCTGGACCGGATGTACGGCCGGCTCACCGCCGCCGAGAACGGTTACCGCCACGCGCTGAAGATCTTCCGCGCCAACGGGGACCTGGCCGCCGCGGCATTCGTGCTGCACAGCCTGGCCAGGACGCGGCTGGAGTTACGCGACCCCGCCGAGGCCAGGCGGCTGCTCGACGAGTCGCTCCGGCTCAGCCGCACGGCCGGGAGCAAGCGCGTCGAGGCTCAGGTGCTGTGCTGGCTCGGCGACGCGTACATCCAGGCGGGCGACCTCTCCCGCGCCGTCGACGTGCTCCAGTCGTCGCTGACGATGGTGCGGTCGATGGACGACGCCATCGGAGAGGCGTACGCGCTGCACCAGCTGGCGCTCGCGCGGCTGCGCCGCGGCGAGTTCTCCGAGGCGGCCACCGCGCTCGACCGGTGCATCGATCTGGCGGGCAGCGCCCGGTCGCGACTGGCCGAGGTCAAGGGGTTCACCGGGCTCGGCGAGCTGGCCTCCGCCCGGGGCGAGCCGGACAAGGCCATCCACCATCTGGACCAGGCGCTGGCGCTCTGCCGGAAGATCCACGCTCCGCTGTACGAGGTCCGGGTGCTCACCCAGCTCAGCGTGGCCCACGCCGCCACCGGCGACAGGACCGCGGCGGAGCAGGCCCTCGCGGAGGCACTGTCGCTGGCCGCGCAGATGGATCCGGTGGTCGTGGAGCAGGTCTGCGCCGACCTGGGCCGTCGCGCGACGTGA
- a CDS encoding DUF6059 family protein, producing the protein MLARLARGLIKFIWDGLVGVGRFSGMAPFLVVPPENPPPSLPAGHPEQLIPDVPLTPEEARLWKELNRP; encoded by the coding sequence GTGTTAGCTCGGCTTGCCAGAGGGCTCATCAAGTTCATCTGGGACGGCCTGGTGGGTGTTGGGCGTTTCTCCGGGATGGCCCCTTTCCTGGTGGTCCCTCCGGAGAACCCGCCTCCATCTCTTCCGGCGGGACATCCGGAACAGCTCATCCCCGATGTGCCGCTGACCCCGGAGGAGGCGCGGCTCTGGAAAGAGCTGAACCGGCCCTGA
- a CDS encoding WhiB family transcriptional regulator, whose amino-acid sequence MKTFTLPAHPGDDALARLECSPVAEHWTARAGCAQSDPDLFFHDAGHSAAHRAKAICRDCPVAEQCLAVAVRLEVRHGIWGGLLPEERRHLYPATRSAA is encoded by the coding sequence ATGAAGACGTTCACCCTTCCGGCCCACCCCGGCGACGACGCCCTCGCCCGGCTGGAGTGCTCGCCCGTCGCCGAGCACTGGACGGCCAGGGCCGGCTGCGCGCAGAGCGATCCCGATCTGTTCTTCCACGACGCCGGCCACAGCGCCGCCCACCGCGCCAAGGCGATCTGCCGCGACTGCCCGGTGGCCGAGCAGTGCCTGGCGGTCGCCGTACGGTTGGAGGTGCGGCACGGCATCTGGGGCGGCCTGCTGCCCGAGGAGCGCCGCCACCTCTACCCGGCGACCAGGTCGGCCGCTTGA
- a CDS encoding SDR family NAD(P)-dependent oxidoreductase, whose amino-acid sequence MEFDLTGKTAVVTGAGAGIGLAVTQKLVSAGADVFGGARTVSADLLATTPHTLEVDLLTKQGPQSLIDAALAKFGGIDILVNNVGGGVKLASGFLDIEDDVWQHTFELNVLTTIRATRAALPSLVERNGAIINIGSMNSSMVDPRLGHYSAAKAALTNIGKALSAEFSSQGVRVNTISPGPVRTRLWTNPEIAKRAGMTPEEFVATVPKMTGLSTGEMIDPDEIATLVVMLASGRVRSITGAEVMIDAGMAPPAHYNRPS is encoded by the coding sequence ATGGAATTCGACCTGACCGGCAAGACGGCCGTGGTCACCGGGGCCGGCGCCGGGATCGGGCTGGCGGTCACGCAGAAACTGGTCTCCGCGGGCGCCGACGTCTTCGGCGGGGCACGTACCGTCAGCGCGGACCTGCTGGCCACGACGCCGCACACCCTCGAAGTCGACCTCCTCACCAAGCAGGGCCCGCAGTCGCTGATCGACGCGGCGCTCGCCAAGTTCGGCGGCATCGACATCCTGGTCAACAACGTGGGCGGCGGGGTGAAGCTGGCCTCGGGCTTCCTGGACATCGAGGACGACGTCTGGCAGCACACGTTCGAGCTCAACGTCCTGACCACGATCCGGGCCACCCGGGCGGCGCTCCCCAGCCTGGTCGAGCGGAACGGCGCCATCATCAACATCGGCTCGATGAACTCGAGCATGGTGGACCCACGGCTCGGGCACTACTCGGCCGCCAAGGCCGCGCTCACCAACATCGGCAAGGCGCTGTCCGCGGAGTTCAGCTCGCAAGGCGTCCGGGTCAACACCATCTCGCCCGGGCCGGTCCGTACCCGGCTGTGGACGAACCCGGAGATCGCGAAGCGCGCGGGGATGACCCCGGAGGAGTTCGTCGCCACCGTGCCCAAGATGACGGGGCTCTCCACGGGGGAGATGATCGACCCCGACGAGATCGCGACCCTGGTCGTCATGCTGGCGTCCGGCAGGGTCCGCAGCATCACGGGCGCGGAGGTCATGATCGATGCCGGTATGGCTCCTCCGGCTCACTACAACCGCCCCTCCTGA
- a CDS encoding SDR family NAD(P)-dependent oxidoreductase yields the protein MTRPRTALVTGANRGIGRAVATELYRRNLRVVVTARDPETALATAADIGPGVCPHVLDVTDPTGVMLLRKELEHVDVLVCNAGVLLDARTDPLTAPLDLVDRTLRVNLIGSWRLAQAFVPSMIRRGWGRVVLISSGTTAEFGGALFAGAPGYSLSKSALNGLTTMLAAQCEGTGVLVNAVNPGRVRTDMMPSGHVTPEQAARFIADVATLPAGGPNGSFLTEKR from the coding sequence GTGACCAGACCGCGCACCGCGCTCGTCACCGGGGCCAACCGCGGGATCGGCCGCGCGGTCGCCACCGAGCTGTACCGCAGGAACCTGCGGGTGGTGGTGACCGCGCGGGACCCCGAGACGGCCCTCGCCACCGCCGCCGACATCGGTCCCGGCGTCTGCCCGCACGTGCTGGACGTCACCGACCCCACCGGCGTCATGCTGCTGCGCAAGGAGCTCGAGCACGTCGACGTGCTGGTGTGCAACGCCGGAGTCCTGCTCGACGCGCGCACCGACCCCCTCACCGCGCCGCTCGACCTGGTCGACCGGACGCTGCGGGTGAACCTGATCGGCTCGTGGCGGCTGGCCCAGGCCTTCGTCCCGTCCATGATCCGCCGCGGGTGGGGCCGCGTGGTGCTGATCTCCAGCGGGACGACCGCCGAGTTCGGCGGGGCCCTCTTCGCCGGCGCCCCCGGCTACTCGCTCTCCAAGAGCGCGTTGAACGGCCTGACCACGATGCTGGCCGCCCAGTGCGAGGGCACCGGGGTGCTGGTGAACGCGGTCAACCCGGGACGCGTGCGTACCGACATGATGCCCTCCGGCCACGTCACGCCGGAACAGGCCGCCCGGTTCATCGCCGACGTGGCGACCCTGCCGGCCGGCGGGCCGAACGGCAGCTTCCTCACCGAGAAACGTTAA